The Euzebyales bacterium DNA window CGCCGGTCGCAGCCACCTGCACGTCGGCCGTCGCACGCAGCCGCTCGCCGACGCGGGTCGCGAAGCCGAACAGGAAGGCACGGCGGAACGAACGGGTCGTCGACCGGCCATCGCGCCCCCGCCGGGCGCCCTGTCGCGCGATGGCGTGGGTGGCCTGGGCCAGCAGCGACGCGCCCAGCAGCTCGACCGCATCCAGGTCGCTGTCGTAGCCGAACACCGTCACCCACCCCAGGTCCGGGCTGTGGACGGCCTGGCACCGGTTCGCGTCCGCGACCACCGCGAGCAGCGACGCCTTCGCGTCCTGGTAGGACCCGTCGATCGGGACGCGGCGCACCGAGGGCTCGCCCGTGTCGTCCGGGGTGTGGGCGAGGGCGTCGGCGATCGCGTGCCGCGTGATCAGCTCCTGGGCCTTCGCAGTCAGCGCCTCGGCCTCCTCGTCGAACTCGGTCGACTCCGCTTTCGCGAGCAGCGCCCGGACCCGCGCGAGCGTCCGCTGGTCCACATGGGTGGCCGCCAGTCGATCGGCGGCCAGCGTCTGTCCCGGGCCGGGTATGACCGGTGGGATCTCCGGCAGGCGCGACAGCAGCGCGAGCACCGGGACCACCAGCCTGACGTCCGCATCGTGCGACGCGGTCGCGTGGACATTCGCCGACCACGCGTCGAGCTGCGCCTGCCACCGGTCGTGCGGCGGCGCGCCCGACCGCGTCCGCCGCTGCGCGTCTGCGACGACCGCGCGACGGACGACGTTGGTGTGCGCCCTGGTCAGACGGTGCGAGGTGACATGCGCGACGTCGACGGGCGACCATCCGTGTTGCCACAGTGCGTCGAGCACGGCATCGAGCCTGCGCGTCGCGGCAGCGCGCACGGGAGCGCCGTCCATGGCGAGCCCGGTGAGCATCTCGACCAGCACGTCGTGGACCTCTGGGTCGGTCTCCCAGGCGTGGATGGCGTCCACGAGCATCGCGTCGATCTCGCTCTCGCCACCCCTGGGCGGGTCGGCTCGGGCGCCACCGGCGTACCGCGCGCGCTCCGCGCGTCTCAGTCGCTGCTTCGCCGCCCGTCGCCGCCTGTTGTTCCGACCCATCGCGGTAGTGTGCCCGACCCCGTGCGATGTTGCGCGTCAGCCGGTCGGCGGGCTGTGGATGACGCGCAGCGTTCGCAGCCGGGAGGCCGACCCGCCCGGCGCAGCCGACGAGCTATGCGCGCCGGGTCGCCCTGTCGGCGTCGCGCAGGGCGTCGTCGAGCCATGCCCGCAGCGCCGGCTCGGGTGCCGCGCCGGTCTGCCGAGCCACTACCGCGCCGTGGCGCAGGACGATCAGCGTGGGGATGCCCCGCACCCCGAAGCGTTCCGCGACGACAGGCGCCTCGTCGACGTTGACCTTCACGAGCTTGACGCGTCCCGCCGTCGCATGCGCCAAGCGCTCGAGCGCCGGACTGACCATCCGGCACGGCCCACACCACGGGGCCCAGAGGTCCAGCAGCACGGCGACCTTCGACGAGTCCGCGACCGCGTCGAACGTCGCCGCGTCCGCGTCGGCCATCCAGGGCAGTGGTGCGTGGCACTGTCCGCACTGCGGGATGCCGCGCGCGACCGCCGGAACCCGGTTCCTGCGCCCGCACGACCCGCATGCGATCACATCGGTGTCTGCCGCCATCATCCCAGTCTCGCACGCTCCGGAGGGGGCGGGTCGGATGGGCGGCCCGGGAAGACGGGTCGAACTCACTCCGCGATCGGCGGTACGGTGTTGCCCACCGTTGACCCGTACGACGGGAACGATCATGATCGGCACTCCGGCAAGCGACGGTCACGAGCCAGACCTCGACGACGCGGACCTCGAGACGCTCCGCAACGCCTTCGTCGAGACGTACAACGCCAGGGACCTCGACGCCATCCTGACGTTCGTCGCAACTGACGCCGAACTGCCCGACGTCAACGGCGAGGGGCCCGACGCGCTCGCCGAGGACCTGCAGGCCGTGTGGGAACGCTCCCCGGCCGTCGTCCTCACGCGTGCACTCGTCGGGAACGCCCCCGCAGCCGTGGCGTGGCTGCCCGACGAGCACGGGCAGTGGACCCGTGTGGGGCTCCTGACCTTCGACAGCGACCGCGGACAGCTGACGGTGATCGAGATGCCCGACGACGTGGAGTGTCTGCACGCCGCGCTCGCGGACGACCCGATCGGCGATGTCATCGACGAGGAGCTGGACTGGTCGGAGTGGGACAGTGGCGAGCCCAGCGGTGACGGCGACGGGGACTGGCACGAACACCAGCTTCCCGAGAACTGGGCCACCTGACGGTCCAGCCGGCCACGCCGATCGCCGCTCGTCGCCGCCACCGTTGGTGCAGGCTACGGAGCGGCGGGAGGGAGCGCGGCGTAGGCGTAGCGCTCGATCGTCGGTCCGTAGATCGTGGCCAGGCGGTTCGGATCAGCCGAGGCGAGCGGCTCAAGGCGCACCACGTAGCGGGCAAGCAGCAGGCCGGCGACCTGGGAGCCGATCAGCACCGCGCGCAGCTGTGACTCCGGTCCTGGTAGCCGCTCCGCGAACGCCGTGATGATCGACCGCTCGATGAACTGCCGGACCATGTCGGCGACTGGGCCCTCGCCCGCCACCGATCGGAGCACTGCCACCAGCGGGTTGTGATGGGCGGTTGCGTCCCAGATGCCCAGCATCGTCGAGATGAGGCGTTCTCCCATCTCGCCGGGTTCGGCCTCGTCGAGGATTCCACGCACGACGGCGGCGGGGTTGACCGAAACGTGCAGCGTGGCGATGAACAGCTGCTCCTTCGAGCCGAAGTAGTGGAGCACGAGGGCGGGATCGACACCGGCTGCCGTCGCAACACCCCGGATCGTCGTGCCGTCGTACCCACGGCTGGTGAATTCCCGACTCGCAGCCTCGAGGATCTCCGCCTGCGTGTCAGGCCTGCCCGGCCGACGGCCCTTCCTGGCCCGTGGCAACTTCGAACCCTGTCTGTACAGCGATATTCAACAACTGTAGAATACAGCCGCAATGGAACGCGTCGCCCGCATCATCGTCCACCGCTCGCATGTGGTGCTGGCGGCGACCGGCCTCATCTCGCTCGTGGCGGTCGCGATGCTGTTTCGCGTCAGCTTGAACGCCGACGTCTCGTCTTTCCTGCTCGAGGGCAACGCGACCGGTGAACAGTTCGCGGCACTGCAGGACAAGTACGACACGCGGGACCCCATCAACGTCGTCGCGTCGCTGCCGGACGGGCAGACG harbors:
- a CDS encoding TetR family transcriptional regulator codes for the protein MPRARKGRRPGRPDTQAEILEAASREFTSRGYDGTTIRGVATAAGVDPALVLHYFGSKEQLFIATLHVSVNPAAVVRGILDEAEPGEMGERLISTMLGIWDATAHHNPLVAVLRSVAGEGPVADMVRQFIERSIITAFAERLPGPESQLRAVLIGSQVAGLLLARYVVRLEPLASADPNRLATIYGPTIERYAYAALPPAAP
- a CDS encoding nuclear transport factor 2 family protein; protein product: MIGTPASDGHEPDLDDADLETLRNAFVETYNARDLDAILTFVATDAELPDVNGEGPDALAEDLQAVWERSPAVVLTRALVGNAPAAVAWLPDEHGQWTRVGLLTFDSDRGQLTVIEMPDDVECLHAALADDPIGDVIDEELDWSEWDSGEPSGDGDGDWHEHQLPENWAT
- the trxA gene encoding thioredoxin, with translation MADADAATFDAVADSSKVAVLLDLWAPWCGPCRMVSPALERLAHATAGRVKLVKVNVDEAPVVAERFGVRGIPTLIVLRHGAVVARQTGAAPEPALRAWLDDALRDADRATRRA
- a CDS encoding DUF2786 domain-containing protein, which codes for MLVDAIHAWETDPEVHDVLVEMLTGLAMDGAPVRAAATRRLDAVLDALWQHGWSPVDVAHVTSHRLTRAHTNVVRRAVVADAQRRTRSGAPPHDRWQAQLDAWSANVHATASHDADVRLVVPVLALLSRLPEIPPVIPGPGQTLAADRLAATHVDQRTLARVRALLAKAESTEFDEEAEALTAKAQELITRHAIADALAHTPDDTGEPSVRRVPIDGSYQDAKASLLAVVADANRCQAVHSPDLGWVTVFGYDSDLDAVELLGASLLAQATHAIARQGARRGRDGRSTTRSFRRAFLFGFATRVGERLRATADVQVAATGAAQARLLPVLAARDDRVHAAVTAAFGQVERRTTRISNATGWSAGQAAADLADLAGGTRGLDT